From Brassica rapa cultivar Chiifu-401-42 chromosome A06, CAAS_Brap_v3.01, whole genome shotgun sequence:
AGAAAATTCTTAAATTAAGCAAAACATTTAATTGTCGTTTAGAACGGAAAGATAGATAACTTAAAACAATGTCTGGAATAAGCAAAGCGGAACACGAGTTCACTAGCAAAATTGCTATAACGAAATAACACCGTCGAAACAGCAGAGACTCTTCTTAGACCTTGAATCCACGACTCTTTCGCTTTCCTCTAGCTTTCTCAAACTTCCTTCCCTTAGCCCTAACATAGGGCTTGGAGTGACTGTGCGGCACACCAGGAGCTGGACCAAAGTGCTTCACTGCTTCACGAGAGTTCTTTGGACCTCTTAGAAGAACCTGTCAACAACACATCTCATTACATATAATCAACTTCAAAGCATTTGAATAGAGAAAAGtgattcgttttaaaattaattactcACCGTGTTCTGTCCCAATGGAGCAACGAGAGCAAGCTGGTCGAACGTTAAGCACTCCCCACCAGCTTTCTCAATCCTAGCCCTAGCCCTCTCCGTAAACCTCAAGGCAGTAACCTTCATGGCAGGAATCTCATGCACTCTCAAATCGTCAGTTATTGTCCCAACCAACACAGCAATCTTACCATCCTAAAGCAAGGagaaaaaccaaaaccattAAAGCGGATCCCATAGACTGTATACAGAGATAGTTATAAAGAGGGATTTAATGAAACGAACCTTGCCCTTCATGAACTCGACGAGCTTGGAGAGTGAAAGAGGAGCTTTGTTAACTTTGCTCATAAAAAGCCTCTTAAGGATCACAGCGTCGAACTTGCTCCCGGTTCTCCTTACCAAGAACCTGTATAGCTGCACAAGGAGAAAAATCTCATTAAACAAATCTACCATTAATAAACACATCATAGCACATCGGTGTCATTACCTTGACGAGAAGCTTGAGGTAGACATCATCGGACTTTGGAGCAGTCCTTTTGGTCTTCTTGCTCTTACCTCCCGCGATAAGATCGATAccctacaacaacaacaagaccTCATGAGGAACCTCGCTCTAAGCTACCGGGCAAATCAGTTGACTAGTGAGCACCACAAACactaaatctacaatattagATTCAACTATCGAAACGAACTAGTCAATTATCCACTAAATCAACAGATGAAGCTCGGAAAAGATAATTGAGCGGCGGAGATAAGAGTGTACGTACCATGGCTTGTGCTGTCGACGGAAGAAAACGAAAATGGAGGTAGCTAGGGTTTTTGATTTATAGGAGGAAGCTCTCTCGCATTTTTAGGTTTCATGAGTTCATCTTCGCTTTTGGGCTCTTTAGGCCCAAACTACAAGCCCGTTTGTTTAAACATTCTTTCCCCTTCGTTTGTGTTTGCGGATGAATCTgtcaatatataattattttttcttttaaatgctAGATGTATTAGCCAACTAAATTTTTCTTTCGTCAACTTTTTTCGGATAAGAcctaaagtttttgtcacaataatagatttcaataaaaaaataattaaaataacaattttttttattctgaaaattttaattttaatttttcttttaaaaaataaaactttatattcAAAACTCCACTCCTTAATTCTACAtcataagtctagattagttaatattagtgtataaatatatttttattttttaataaattttcttttgatcttttttcTCATTGAAAACTATTTGTGTGACCAAAGCTTAAAAATGactatcttaaaaaaaaaaaaaaattctagaaTATAGAAATAGCTTGacaaaggaaacaaaaatagtttaatatctcaaagaagtatataatatatatatatactagtggtattccggcgctacgcgccgggttcatATGTTTTTTCTGAAATGAATTTACAATTTACTTTATGGTTTTAGTAAAGaaaatatgttcaaaaatatgaatatgaaaATATGTTGAAAGTGAATGATATCCATTTGATAGTGGTTAGCGACCGTAATGTATTACTTTGTTTTGAAGTTGATTAGTTCAAAGAGGAATATCATAAGTGGTTGTGACTTATcgatttgataaaaatagaataaaaaaccGATAGTCCTAACAAAGTTAATTTAATTGGAATTTGAACATAAAGTAAAATTGATGTTTTATTTACAGAACATACTTGTACTCTTTAGTACCATGTTGACAGTATATGGAAGAAACATTTGAAGTTCTATTTTAGTGACTAATTTGAATTAAAACGTGTGTAATAAGCATAGGTGCTACCAGCGGGAAAGAAATGTTGTCAAAATGTTgatgtttatatttttgtacgCCGTTTGATTTGAGCGGCCTTGACTAAAACTGTTGATGATTTCGTAATATTATAGATGTTGCCCCTCGAATATTGGCTAGCACATGCGATgatattttctttgattttaaGAAGTTTTTTTAATGATTGATAGTTGATGATTTGaattcattttttgaattttaatgaAGATAGCGATATTGAATTGGTATTACCACTTTACCAGTGACTAATTATGCTAAAACATTATAAGTAAATTCTGAATtgctaaattttattatttgttaaggTGGACCCATTAAgtctaaaaatgatatttttccaACTCAACTCATTAGGGTAGACTGTGTAAAGTCTTAAACATTCttaaaaattttcttaaaaaattcaTTTATACATTGAGACAGAAAGAAGATAAATAATGttaattctaaaaattattGTGTAACTCTTATGAAGATTGCATCATGCTGTAATTTTCCTTACTTGTAATTAATGTAATTTTGCTAAGTTAGAAATTTATCTGATATATTAGTTAAGGGAATCTTTTATAATAATTCTGAAATGACAAAGACGTAAATTATCaatcaaattattaaattatattattttattcagcTGATTAGACCATTATAATaacacaaaattaatttttatttcttagtactatataaataaattgattacatattcatatataatcaTATAGACATATTATAATGTTACATTTCCTTAATGCGTTGGAATTTTACACATAAGTCTTAGAATCAATACTCAAATTTTCTTAGTAATTAAAATTAATCTATACACTTCAATTTAACTGGGAGGGAGACATAGCCAACACCAATATACATCACATTCCCCCCTGATTGTATAATTCCTAATACTTCCTAGAACTTGAGTTCCTAGAACTTGTACTCAGACCGGGGCGACTTGGTAGGATGACTCCACCTTTCACGGCCATCTCCTTTGTATTCGCCACCTTTCAGGAGTAGTAGCGTCAAGAATTTGCATGGACAAAGCCATCTCAGGCGATTAGTCATGTATGCTAAGTGCTAACCAGCtgatatactattttatattgaaaaatgtGAATAATATTGGAACAAATTACTTCtttttgtatgtgtgtgtcctgTAACCAATAGCTTTCAGAATTTGGAGTTTGTATCATAAGAAATGAAGTGAAGATAATAGAAGATCCATGAGACCATCCCAGACATTTGGGATGAATTGATCACCAAGTTAAGTGTCTGACACTGTGTGTTAAACCAGCAAGTGATGGTTGCTCCACTGGTGTTGCATGATTATGGTTAAACTCTTATTCAAATGTATATTTctcttatttttgtttctttaaacCTTGAGGCCTCTCATGTAGTTCACTACGTTTGGGTTACCTAAATAGTTAGTAAACTAAACTAACATTGGTGCACTTGGATTTTACATTTAATTCCCACATAACTTTTAGATCCATTTGTAAGGCTCATTAAGACTGTCCAATTGACAAGCAGCCACAAAGTTTTGTAACCAACAAAAATCGTGTGTTACATAAAATGCTCAGGCAATCCCTAAAGCCTTAGAACATCAAAGTCGCACTAACTCAAAAACTTAATCGGCATCTACGTCTATAGTATCTGAAGACTAATTTGAGTTTTTAAGCGTTTCTCCTGCTCTCTGTAAACGTAGAGGAACTCAGCGGGTGCTCATAAACTCACCAGGTTAAAcaccagaaagaaaaaaacaggtCGAGAAGGTAGCCTTGATTTACATCATTTCCATTCAACAGTACTGGAATCAGTTCTCATCTCTTTAGTTCACCTTATACTTTCCAGTTTGACATTAGGAAACTACAGACTCACAAATCTAAATGCACAGCTGAAACATTTAATCACACTGTCAACTCTCTTAAGAGATTGTCTACTAAGGATTCCCAAAAAATCTTTCTGCAAAAGTTGTGGAGTACCCTGCTACATATGTAAGAGGTGAAGGTATGGTTTCAGTTTCTgtatcataaatataaaaaaaacttgatgaattgtatgcATCCATCTCTTGCAAATGAGAAGAATTTTGAGTCAAAAAGCTTTGTCTTCCAAGATAGTTTGAAAACcattttctcttctctctcatcaAACGCAGAGCCAGACCATTCCGCATCGACACACCTTTTGCCACAGAACTCAGTTTAGACAATAGAATCTTTAACAGACTCATACCAGGAGCTATTACCACTGCAAAATGAAAGAATCAAGACAACAATTCAAGTCTCGTCTCGGACAAAAGTTTATGTTATTACTAACAGAATATATTTATACCCAAATATAAGTCTTTTGGCTCCCAAATCCCAATCTTTCAAGATGGAGTGGTAAGAGAAAGAGGAATAAGGAAGATGGTTGAGTGTATGAGTTTAGTCCACGTAAACAATATTTGTAAAACACACAGAAACAAACCATTATTTTTGTCTGACTGTGGTTGTATGATTAAGGAGGACGTCGATGGACTGGTGCCGGGAAATAAACCGTAAACGTAGATCCACCGTATTGCTTTGTTTTCTGTCTC
This genomic window contains:
- the LOC103874507 gene encoding 60S ribosomal protein L18-2 produces the protein MGIDLIAGGKSKKTKRTAPKSDDVYLKLLVKLYRFLVRRTGSKFDAVILKRLFMSKVNKAPLSLSKLVEFMKGKDGKIAVLVGTITDDLRVHEIPAMKVTALRFTERARARIEKAGGECLTFDQLALVAPLGQNTVLLRGPKNSREAVKHFGPAPGVPHSHSKPYVRAKGRKFEKARGKRKSRGFKV